A section of the Polynucleobacter sp. AP-Jannik-300A-C4 genome encodes:
- a CDS encoding inositol monophosphatase family protein, whose translation MHPMLNVAVKAARRAGTVINRASLNLERLQVDRKQHNDFVTEVDRQAEAAIIETLSEAYPTHGFLAEETGAQNSDAENVWIIDPLDGTTNFIHGFPQYAVSIALSVNGITQQAVVYDPTRDELFTATRGAGAYLDRRRLRVATQDRLANSLLGTGFPYREDQDLEKYLKIFAEMSRNCAGLRRPGAASLDLAYVAAGRYDGFFESDLKPWDMAAGALLITEAGGLIGNYRGEEGFLQSGEVMCANPRIFGQMVQCLSKYSIC comes from the coding sequence ATGCATCCCATGTTAAATGTGGCCGTTAAGGCTGCCCGTCGTGCCGGAACCGTGATTAATAGGGCTTCTCTCAATTTAGAGCGCCTTCAGGTTGACCGCAAACAACATAATGACTTTGTTACCGAGGTGGACAGACAAGCTGAAGCGGCCATTATTGAGACGCTCAGCGAAGCATATCCAACACATGGTTTTTTGGCTGAAGAGACTGGCGCTCAAAATAGCGATGCAGAAAACGTATGGATCATTGATCCCCTGGATGGCACAACCAACTTTATTCATGGCTTTCCGCAATATGCAGTTTCGATTGCGCTCTCAGTCAACGGCATCACTCAGCAAGCAGTGGTGTATGACCCAACCCGCGACGAACTCTTTACCGCTACACGTGGTGCAGGCGCCTACTTAGACCGCCGGCGTTTACGTGTTGCTACTCAAGACCGTTTAGCTAATTCTTTACTTGGCACCGGTTTTCCGTATCGCGAAGATCAGGATCTAGAAAAGTATTTAAAAATCTTTGCAGAGATGTCACGAAATTGTGCTGGTCTGCGTCGTCCTGGTGCTGCATCTTTGGATTTAGCTTATGTTGCTGCTGGTCGTTACGATGGATTCTTTGAGAGTGATCTCAAGCCATGGGATATGGCTGCAGGGGCTTTATTAATTACTGAAGCAGGTGGACTCATCGGCAACTACCGCGGCGAAGAAGGCTTCTTGCAAAGCGGTGAAGTAATGTGTGCAAACCCGCGTATTTTTGGTCAGATGGTGCAGTGCTTATCGAAATATTCCATCTGTTAA
- a CDS encoding UDP-2,3-diacylglucosamine diphosphatase, producing MIPQYASALFISDLHLTPSMPLTAQRFFDFCEKDAPKVEAVFILGDLFEYWVGDDAAQHSPFQQEVKHALATLSTKVKTYYLHGNRDFLVGKHFLSKTGMTFMPDPSNINIAGSEYVLCHGDSLCTADIGYQVFRGWVRKAWIQKLFLKLPLKWRRSIANHLRNNSGMQYQRSMHSTVDGAQAKTDVTLAACAAVLRDQNGNQLIHGHTHLPQHHQENLLGQEWQRWVLSDWDLDHPESGRPRASALLINQDGVRYADLIKT from the coding sequence ATGATCCCGCAATACGCGAGCGCGTTATTCATTTCTGATTTACATCTCACGCCGTCAATGCCCTTGACCGCGCAACGATTTTTTGATTTTTGTGAAAAGGATGCCCCCAAGGTAGAGGCTGTATTTATCCTGGGTGACTTGTTTGAATATTGGGTTGGAGATGATGCTGCCCAGCACTCCCCTTTTCAACAAGAAGTGAAGCATGCGCTTGCAACACTCTCGACTAAAGTGAAAACGTATTATCTTCACGGTAATCGAGATTTTTTAGTTGGAAAGCATTTCTTAAGCAAGACGGGCATGACCTTCATGCCCGATCCAAGCAATATCAACATTGCTGGATCTGAATATGTTCTTTGTCATGGCGATTCTCTTTGCACAGCAGATATTGGTTATCAAGTGTTTCGTGGTTGGGTTCGCAAAGCTTGGATTCAAAAATTATTCTTGAAATTGCCTTTGAAATGGCGTCGTTCGATTGCAAATCATCTGCGAAACAATAGTGGCATGCAGTATCAGCGTTCGATGCACTCTACTGTTGATGGCGCACAGGCCAAAACAGATGTCACCTTAGCAGCATGCGCTGCAGTACTGAGAGATCAGAATGGCAATCAATTGATTCATGGACATACCCATCTTCCCCAGCACCATCAAGAAAATCTTTTGGGCCAAGAATGGCAGCGCTGGGTCTTATCCGATTGGGATTTAGATCACCCGGAGAGTGGACGACCACGCGCAAGTGCACTACTCATTAACCAAGACGGCGTTCGATACGCCGACCTGATTAAGACTTAA
- a CDS encoding peptidylprolyl isomerase: MKIEKNTVVSLRYKLTDAQNNIIEEPDSPMVYLHGGYEGTFPKIETLLDGQDVGYEASIQLEPSEAFGEYDPELLKIEPRARFPEPLEVGMQFEGVPDAEEEGESSDVDEEPLIYTVTDVADSQVVLDGNHPLAGMALRFWVQVEDIRAATDEEIENQHPEGAEAFAFGMPDDASEEDEDELIDATPHAGGSSPTLH; the protein is encoded by the coding sequence ATGAAGATCGAAAAAAATACCGTTGTATCCCTGCGCTACAAATTAACTGATGCGCAAAACAATATTATCGAGGAACCAGATTCTCCGATGGTATACCTGCATGGAGGATATGAGGGTACTTTTCCAAAGATTGAGACTTTATTAGATGGTCAAGATGTCGGTTATGAAGCCAGCATTCAGCTTGAACCCAGCGAAGCTTTTGGCGAGTATGATCCAGAGCTCTTAAAGATTGAACCACGTGCCCGCTTTCCGGAACCTTTGGAAGTAGGGATGCAGTTTGAGGGTGTGCCAGATGCCGAAGAAGAGGGTGAGTCTAGTGATGTGGATGAGGAGCCCTTGATCTATACCGTTACTGATGTAGCAGATAGCCAAGTAGTTTTAGATGGTAATCATCCGCTAGCTGGTATGGCCTTGCGTTTTTGGGTTCAAGTAGAAGATATTCGTGCTGCAACTGATGAAGAAATAGAAAATCAACACCCTGAGGGTGCTGAGGCATTCGCATTTGGCATGCCTGATGATGCTTCAGAGGAAGATGAGGATGAGTTAATTGATGCCACCCCTCATGCTGGCGGTTCATCCCCAACACTGCATTAA
- a CDS encoding cupin domain-containing protein, whose amino-acid sequence MNSFYLSKPYDPPQAPQNLPLDCPWALLGGISPEKFMKSYWHKKPLLVRGAIPAFELTKRLGEPLGSAISPEELFNIAGDDAVESRLIQAKPWTFSNGPFKKKSIPPLDSPDWTLLLQGMEARHPAAAKILSWFRFIPDARLDDLMISIAGPGGGVGPHFDSYDVFLIQMSGRRRWRISEQKDLSLNPKLPLKILQNFKMEQEWDLEPGDMLYLPPHVAHDGIALDVGCQTWSVGFRAQSYKEILQEGLWRLAESLEDIPVLEQRFADPRQRATRFPEQLPEEIIAQVSTKLRELKLDRIQTFLPGITAYLSEPKPQAYFDGSANHLSLKEFQLQITKRSLVPHPQTRLLALGERIYCNGEDVTSGQDQQTQVAWSKLAAKRSFQGLLGKNGLGNSLFEAYEAGWLVFEE is encoded by the coding sequence ATGAACTCATTTTACTTGAGCAAGCCATACGATCCTCCCCAGGCACCCCAAAACCTCCCCCTGGATTGCCCATGGGCCCTTCTGGGTGGCATTAGCCCTGAGAAGTTCATGAAATCCTATTGGCACAAAAAACCGTTATTGGTGCGTGGCGCTATTCCCGCCTTTGAGCTTACAAAAAGATTAGGTGAGCCCTTGGGTAGCGCAATATCTCCTGAAGAGTTATTCAACATTGCAGGTGATGATGCAGTTGAGTCCAGATTAATTCAGGCCAAGCCCTGGACTTTTTCAAATGGCCCTTTTAAAAAGAAATCGATCCCACCGCTGGATTCGCCAGACTGGACACTCCTACTTCAAGGAATGGAGGCAAGACATCCAGCAGCTGCAAAAATACTTTCTTGGTTTCGCTTTATTCCAGATGCCCGTTTGGATGATTTAATGATTAGCATTGCCGGACCAGGTGGAGGAGTTGGGCCACACTTTGATTCTTATGATGTCTTTTTAATTCAGATGTCAGGCCGTCGGCGCTGGCGTATTTCCGAACAAAAGGATTTGAGCCTAAACCCCAAGCTTCCTTTAAAGATCTTGCAGAACTTTAAGATGGAACAAGAGTGGGATCTGGAGCCAGGCGATATGCTTTATCTACCTCCTCACGTTGCACACGATGGCATTGCTTTAGATGTCGGCTGTCAAACTTGGTCAGTTGGTTTCAGGGCGCAAAGTTATAAGGAAATCCTGCAAGAAGGTTTATGGCGTCTTGCTGAATCGCTTGAGGATATCCCTGTGTTAGAGCAGCGTTTTGCTGATCCACGGCAAAGAGCAACTCGTTTCCCAGAACAGCTTCCAGAGGAAATCATTGCGCAGGTGTCCACAAAATTAAGGGAATTAAAACTAGATCGCATACAAACATTTCTACCTGGAATTACTGCCTACCTGAGTGAACCAAAACCCCAGGCCTATTTTGATGGTTCCGCAAACCATCTGTCCCTTAAGGAATTTCAGCTTCAGATCACCAAGCGGTCTCTAGTTCCGCACCCTCAAACAAGACTACTTGCCCTAGGTGAACGGATTTACTGCAACGGAGAGGATGTCACCAGTGGGCAAGATCAGCAAACTCAGGTGGCTTGGTCCAAGCTTGCGGCCAAGAGGAGTTTCCAAGGCCTGCTAGGTAAAAATGGGCTGGGTAATAGTCTTTTTGAGGCGTACGAGGCTGGCTGGCTGGTTTTCGAGGAGTAA
- the cysE gene encoding serine O-acetyltransferase, whose protein sequence is MFNSLFDQVDSIIVRDPAARNRLEVITCYPGLHAVWIHRASHGLWNLGLKWVARLLSMLARFITGIEIHPGAKIGRRVFLDHGLGIVIGETTEIGDDCTIYQGVTLGGTSLYKGVKRHPTLGKGVVISAGAKVLGGFTVGDGARVGSNAVVLKEIPAGATAVGIPARILHPDLPQASTPDSKVKEYFSAYGVTPNVDDPVSMALKGLIDATLEQEAKIAALEKVIAKLSNTPASDASESSDTKRDLGALKEWLKE, encoded by the coding sequence ATGTTTAATTCACTTTTCGACCAAGTCGACTCCATCATCGTGCGTGACCCCGCCGCGAGAAATCGTCTAGAGGTCATTACCTGCTATCCAGGTTTGCATGCCGTGTGGATTCATCGGGCATCTCATGGTCTGTGGAACTTGGGCCTGAAATGGGTTGCACGCCTTCTGTCAATGTTGGCTCGCTTTATTACCGGCATTGAAATTCACCCTGGAGCGAAGATTGGTCGTCGCGTTTTTTTAGATCATGGCCTTGGGATTGTGATTGGAGAAACTACCGAGATTGGTGATGATTGCACCATCTATCAAGGGGTTACCTTAGGTGGAACCTCTCTCTACAAAGGAGTAAAGCGTCACCCTACTTTAGGTAAAGGCGTAGTCATTAGTGCTGGAGCAAAAGTTCTTGGCGGCTTTACTGTGGGTGATGGTGCTCGAGTTGGATCTAATGCCGTAGTACTGAAAGAAATCCCTGCCGGAGCCACCGCAGTAGGAATTCCTGCGCGTATTTTGCATCCAGATTTACCGCAGGCAAGCACACCAGATAGCAAAGTGAAAGAGTACTTCTCTGCTTATGGCGTGACTCCAAACGTAGATGACCCAGTATCTATGGCGTTGAAGGGTTTGATTGATGCGACTTTAGAGCAAGAAGCAAAAATTGCAGCTCTCGAAAAAGTAATCGCTAAATTAAGCAACACACCAGCATCTGATGCTAGCGAATCAAGCGACACCAAGCGTGATCTTGGTGCACTAAAAGAATGGCTTAAAGAGTAG
- the bamC gene encoding outer membrane protein assembly factor BamC — translation MTNVLQLVRQYCATLFILSLASISLLGCKSVTTNDTVDYKSAGAVRGPNLSYPPDLITAQADRRYIVQDGSATMSEYNAAVKKSVQTRKNVMTGIPGMRIARDGERRWLVVEKPAPELYPQIKDFWQENGFLLVIDSPSTGIMETDWAENRAKIAQDFIRSTIGGALDSLYDTGERDKYKTRLEVSKPGETEIYITQRGALEVCTTDSTGSCISTIWTARPNDPELEAAFLARLMERLGMTQEMAKAQVAVPLGPKTPKAKLVQEGVNTAHIEMAAGFDRAWRDTGLALDRSNFTVEDRNRANGVYYVRYVNPKDLGDTKGFFSNLFSSKDDSSLKAKKYLVVVKSTGDNSSSIYVQNADGKPENSAAGLQLLTLLTEQMAR, via the coding sequence ATGACGAATGTGTTGCAACTTGTGCGCCAGTATTGCGCAACTTTATTTATTCTTTCTTTGGCAAGCATCTCTCTACTGGGATGTAAATCGGTAACAACGAACGATACCGTGGATTACAAATCTGCTGGTGCTGTTCGTGGACCTAATTTGTCCTATCCTCCTGATCTCATCACAGCTCAAGCTGATCGCAGATATATCGTTCAGGATGGCTCCGCTACGATGTCTGAGTACAACGCGGCAGTAAAAAAATCAGTACAAACTCGCAAGAATGTCATGACCGGCATTCCAGGTATGCGTATTGCTCGTGATGGTGAGCGTCGTTGGTTAGTTGTCGAAAAACCTGCTCCAGAGCTCTATCCACAAATCAAAGATTTCTGGCAAGAAAATGGTTTCCTATTGGTGATTGATTCACCATCTACCGGCATCATGGAGACGGACTGGGCGGAGAATCGTGCCAAGATTGCACAAGACTTTATTCGATCAACCATTGGCGGTGCGTTAGATTCCCTTTATGACACTGGTGAGCGTGATAAGTACAAGACTCGTCTTGAGGTGAGTAAGCCTGGCGAAACGGAGATTTACATCACTCAACGCGGTGCTTTAGAGGTGTGCACTACTGACAGTACCGGTTCTTGCATCTCTACTATTTGGACTGCGCGTCCAAATGACCCTGAGCTTGAAGCGGCATTTTTAGCTCGTTTAATGGAGCGCTTGGGGATGACGCAAGAAATGGCCAAGGCTCAAGTTGCTGTACCGCTTGGTCCCAAGACACCAAAAGCAAAGTTAGTTCAAGAGGGTGTTAACACTGCACATATTGAAATGGCCGCAGGCTTTGATCGTGCATGGCGCGACACTGGTTTAGCTTTGGATCGATCTAACTTTACTGTTGAAGATCGTAATCGCGCTAACGGTGTTTACTATGTTCGCTACGTTAATCCCAAGGATTTGGGTGATACCAAAGGGTTCTTCTCAAATCTATTTAGCAGTAAGGATGATTCCAGCTTGAAGGCAAAGAAATACCTCGTAGTAGTTAAATCAACAGGGGATAATTCTTCAAGCATTTATGTTCAAAATGCAGATGGTAAGCCTGAAAATTCTGCCGCTGGCTTGCAACTTTTAACCTTGCTTACTGAGCAAATGGCCAGATAA
- a CDS encoding RNA methyltransferase, whose amino-acid sequence MNNAQAQLLRWVLVETSHPGNVGSAARALKTMGFSDLRLISPKIARVAHTSEAIALASGAVDILESSQESSSLESAVQDCPLVLGLTSRDREFGPPAISWLDARPLIQAAIASKQRVALLFGPERTGLDNHHLSLCTHRVWLDANPLYPSLNLAQAMMVCAFTLREALTKDAGVAPLNSSMEVVDFADPAAVAAMLEHWREGLEAIGYLDPANPKKLMPRLQALFARTRLHKEEIDLLRGIAKQMLSRK is encoded by the coding sequence ATGAATAACGCACAAGCACAGTTACTACGTTGGGTTTTAGTTGAAACCAGCCACCCTGGAAACGTAGGTTCAGCTGCGCGCGCACTTAAAACCATGGGATTTAGTGATCTGCGCCTGATTTCACCAAAGATTGCGAGGGTTGCCCACACATCAGAGGCAATCGCCCTAGCTAGTGGTGCCGTTGATATCCTGGAATCTAGTCAAGAGAGCTCATCACTAGAGTCAGCCGTTCAAGACTGCCCCCTTGTACTGGGCTTAACTAGTCGCGATCGTGAATTTGGGCCACCAGCAATCAGCTGGCTAGATGCCCGCCCCCTCATTCAGGCAGCTATTGCTAGTAAACAGCGTGTCGCTCTTCTGTTTGGGCCAGAGCGTACCGGCTTAGACAACCATCACCTCTCACTTTGCACCCATCGGGTTTGGCTCGATGCAAACCCCTTGTACCCATCTCTAAATCTCGCCCAAGCCATGATGGTTTGCGCCTTTACCCTGCGAGAGGCTTTGACAAAAGATGCTGGAGTTGCCCCCCTTAATTCGAGCATGGAAGTGGTAGATTTTGCGGATCCGGCTGCCGTAGCCGCCATGTTAGAGCACTGGCGTGAGGGGCTAGAAGCAATTGGCTATCTCGATCCCGCCAACCCGAAGAAGCTTATGCCACGCTTGCAAGCCCTCTTTGCTAGAACTCGACTCCATAAAGAAGAGATCGATCTTCTACGCGGCATTGCTAAGCAGATGCTCTCCAGAAAATAA